From a region of the Besnoitia besnoiti strain Bb-Ger1 chromosome I, whole genome shotgun sequence genome:
- a CDS encoding flagellar associated protein (encoded by transcript BESB_007330), translating into MLNTAITTKNYEDIDPRLVTKQVARRRHYTLSDIARHSSHYDCWVALFGRVLDLTPLLVKHQNELALPLIAAAGTDISDWFDEETRNPKRHIDPATGIEQPYTPQGRFIHIPPPYPSADWATNIETPWWLDEKYVIGHLTKKARKIRIRNLLVQHDVVLEVASEDTIKEIQARYLSENDHAGSYMWTRLEKPLDMERTLEENGIPDEEARLRTLGINPDDHIPALHLYFNDDLTVA; encoded by the coding sequence ATGCTGAACACTGCAATAACGACGAAAAACTATGAAGACATTGATCCTCGGTTGGTCACTAAACAGGTGGCACGGCGCCGCCACTATACGCTCAGTGACATCGCGCGTCACAGCTCTCACTACGATTGCTGGGTGGCTCTTTTTGGACGCGTGCTCGATCTGACGCCTTTGCTAGTAAAGCACCAAAACGAGTTAGCTCTACCTCTCATAGCAGCCGCCGGCACAGACATTTCGGACTGGTtcgacgaggagacacgaaATCCTAAACGGCATATCGATCCCGCAACGGGAATCGAACAGCCTTATACACCTCAGGGCAGATTCATTCATATCCCGCCTCCCTATCCCTCTGCCGATTGGGCAACAAATATCGAGACGCCTTGGTGGCTCGATGAGAAATACGTGATTGGACATCTCACGAAGAAAGCGCGGAAAATCCGAATACGGAATCTGCTGGTTCAACATGACGTGGTTCTTGAGGTGGCATCCGAGGACACAATCAAAGAAATACAAGCAAGGTATCTAAGCGAGAACGACCATGCCGGTTCTTACATGTGGACACGACTCGAAAAACCGTTGGACATGGAGAGAACTCTGGAGGAGAACGGAATaccagacgaggaggcgcgcctaCGCACTCTCGGCATCAACCCCGATGACCACATTCCCGCTCTCCACTTGTACTTCAACGACGACTTGACGGTTGCGTGA
- a CDS encoding putative kinesin heavy chain (encoded by transcript BESB_007360), protein MEGRGSRGSSRPPAVGSSRGTDDLVDLDDDKEESIRVCTRMRPLFAKEVDARHIKAWRVERSALHLVVEPPSQLEMEESRNAAAGKAVTSMKKAAEKSQGQKDIIQRHFVFDRCFDDNTHNEEVFDYVAKDIVLDCFKGINGCVFAYGQTGSGKTHSIMGVADDPGILPRSLAEFFDCVTDPSLLKEEEQEVQRQKAEDGDATEDKREGADEEAAAESTEYLMRVSYVEIYLERVNDLLQESPKGGAVENLEVKEDPKKGFVVVGLHEETVATMEEAVGLIAKAEQRRHFARTNFNETSSRSHVVFSITLESTRTFEDGSNVSRRGELKIVDLAGNEKAGRASEGVENAKLVLEEGKAINKSLFLLSEVISKLSKQAQMQAEGGKSKKAEKEVYIPWRDSKLTRLLQKALGGNSRASVLVAVHPSNMYLDTSFSSLRFALKCKSIKKKVCVNFFSPEQSLIAQQKKLILSLQSQLKALAGAGTLFDALPQRAAQAPENNEEVQQLKIELENKINKFQQFIMKATKPPSGSFGSTSAFVRRKTMRSGHATSGFEGFRRMDTLAAAKQHLKTIDKLNSSDLYGVEGAGVNLTKAFEFLGNKPQNKDAAVRLGSASSSTLALGHMDTFEPAIDAAVQELEDIDDRYEEPALSTSEEEEGLPPSSKRAASPEVGLRKVDLNEEKQEAEAAAAGSGAEEAHEEPAAQSGAEGLEGRAEPEVSEKESEGEEEASSSAEKTPLSVSREASPVSGGEAPKKAEQAQPKEAKEAKTVKKVKEGAKAKAATDHKGEGAGAANAAAKRVGFAGEDKKGAEEAVKKKLVLKKRDESVAEAGEDTGDGTQPATPVSGAHKPALKKAKKKVTKKKVKVKVTEDGLARDGDKEEEKNEGETGDGAATDTCAEEGDEQKEEESAVVLREAKQRMEGKVVRLRAENKDLVGKLKKAKALGLEAVSKLTFRFKTEHEAVKKLQQRVQDLQMQARYSAAILNKLGLSVLFTANVPASEGRASSLLKESSSASLDAQDEIEDLQRTQSKLFESTTRLSDFLKSFKEKGMLPVDEAPHAREPSGEIASDYFDFSSPSEAFKGLMFPDIDQVKPLAYAMLNDVLARLMVMQAQAARASRAEIEGDSQPPRLLESAVSIMKGEGIRGPRTDEDEGAADESDTLEQVEAVLGLVPSKSEKTHSQDATTSSKINELDEADIQTTEEKRQKVVKSVLALLSPWEQNMMALLYEQQEMRRALGELRDHFFRKLREMQVRFKRAMLEKVEFSDHCERLLGALMEFKADLQRRQEKKTLEEDTNAKFGKLMSKIEEMSLQLSQSNADYRLLTTEYKLLMARNDELRNMVEKLKMENATLLVAPQTLPHFEEINGSTDDPTLRALGYDVCLLQRYGSRLLVEVEEARAAEADIRLLNSKLYTELSAANDCVHDLKNHINLANGVYARSVASYKSQIADLEEDIEEKNARIEALDQEVASLRARLVTPKEGASSVSLSPVSEPGGAQSPAVEDSEKMLTPRSGAESEAHAEAEKKKKVVVKKVEKAKAKPKAKSAVAAKKKQSTTLPSSRTASPTRASASSQVTTKARTAAAAESKKGAAAAATSSAAAKAKAAQPTTAAAKKAASESSASAGRDAGGEKKAVASAKPAVENPAPASAPTTSSSSTAATAHPTPSPSEPAAKQETQKPTASGETQSAATAPGTAIAKAPAFTGDPRDKGFANMASALSRRRKKTAA, encoded by the exons ATGGAAGGGAGGGGTAGCCGCGGCTCGAGTCGGCCGCCGGCCGTGGGCAGCAGCAGGGGTACAGACGACCTCGTCGACCTAGACGATGACAAGGAGGAAAGCATTCGAGTGTGTACGCGTATGCGTCCACTCTTCGCGAAAGAG GTCGACGCGCGCCACATAAAAGCTTGGAGGGTGGAACGCAGTGCGCTGCATCTCGTGGTTGAGCCGCCGTCGCAGCTCGAAATGGAGGAGAGCAGAAACGCCGCTGCGGGAAAAGCTGTGACGTCCAtgaagaaggccgcggaaAAGTCTCAGGGCCAGAAGGACATCATCCAGAGACACTTTGTCTTCGATCGATGCTTCGATGACAACA CTCACAATGAAGAGGTTTTCGACTACGTTGCGAAGGATATCGTCCTCGATTGCTTCAAAGGTATCAACGGTTGTGTGTTCGCCTACGGACAGACAG gctcGGGGAAGACGCACTCGATTATGGGAGTTGCGGACGACCCCGGCATTCTCCCACGATCGCTCGCCGAGTTCTTCGACTGCGTGACGGATCCGTCTCTgctgaaggaggaggaacAAGAAGTTCAGAGGCAAAAAGCAGAAGACGGCGATGCCACCGAGGACAAGAGAGAAGGAGCtgacgaggaagcggcagcagagTCTACG GAGTACCTCATGCGCGTCTCGTACGTGGAAATCTATCTGGAGAGAGTCAACGATCTGCTCCAGGAGTCGCCCAAGGGAGGAGCTGTGGAGAACCTTGAAGTGAAGGAGGATCCGAAGAAAGGGTTTGTCGTCGTCGGCCTGCACGAGGAGACTGTGGCGACCATGGAGGAAGCAGTGGGGTTGATTGCCAA GGCCGAACAGAGAAGGCACTTTGCGCGAACGAACTTCAACGAAACCTCTTCGCG ATCTCACGTCGTGTTTTCCATCACACTCGAATCGACGCGCACCTTCGAAGATGGCTCCAACGTcagcagacgaggcgagcTGAAAATCGTCGATTTGGCAGGAAACGAGAAAGCCGGCCGCGCGTCTGAGGGTGTGGAGAATGCCAAGCTCGTACTGGAAGAAGGAAAGGCCATCAACAAGTcccttttccttctctc CGAGGTTATTTCGAAGCTCTCCAAGCAGGCGCAAATGCAGGCTGAGGGAGGAAAGTCGAAAaaggcagagaaagaagTTTACATTCCCTGGAGAGATTCGAAGCTCACGCGTCTGCTCCAG AAAGCGCTGGGAGGCAACAGTCGAGCGTCAGTGCTTGTCGCCGTCCACCCGTCCAACATGTACCTGGATacttctttctcctctcttcgcttcgctctcAAGTGTAAATCCATCAAGAAAAAAGTTTGCGTCAACTTCTTTTCTCCAGAGCAGTCTCTTATCGCTCAACAGAAGAAACTCATTCTAAG cctccagTCCCAGCTGAaggccctcgccggcgctgggACTTTGTTCGACGCTCTGCCACAGCGTGCGGCACAGGCACCTGAGAACAACGAAGAAGTACAGCAGCTCAAG ATCGAGTTGGAGAACAAAATCAACAAATTCCAGCAATTTATCATGAAGGCCACGAAACCGCCCTCTGGCAGTTTCGGCAGCACCTCAGCGTTCGTCCGAAGAAAGACTATGCGCAG CGGACATGCCACTAGCGGCTTTGAAGGCTTCCGCCGCATGGACACGCTGGCAGCTGCGAAGCAGCACCTGAAGACGATTGACAAACTGAACAGCAGCGACTTATACGGAGTCGAGGGTGCGGGGGTCAACTTGACTAAGGCGTTTGAGTTTCTGGGGAACAAGCCACAAAACAAAGAC GCGGCGGTGCGCCTgggctcggcgtcgtcgagtACCTTGGCTCTGGGTCACATGGACACCTTTGAGCCGGCGATCGACGCAGCTGTGCAGGAACTGGAGGACATCGACGACCGCTACGAGGAGCCTGCGTTGTCGacaagcgaggaggaggagggactGCCTCCGTCCTCGAAGagggccgcctcgcccgaaGTGGGCTTGAGGAAAGTCGATTTGAACGAAGAGAAGCAGGAGGctgaggctgcagccgcggggtcgggcgccgaagaagccCACGAGGAGCCCGCGGCacagagcggcgcagaaggtCTCGAGGGGCGTGCGGAGCCGGAAGTCTCTgagaaggagagcgaaggagaggaagaagcgtcGAGTTCTGCCGAGAAGACACCGCTCTCAGTGTCGCGAGAggcctcgcctgtctctggcggtgaggcgccgaagaaggcagagCAAGCTCagccgaaggaggcgaaggaggcaaaGACTGTGAAGAAGGTCAAGGAGGGAGCCAAGGCGAAAGCAGCCACCGATCACAAAGGTgagggcgctggcgccgcaaATGCCGCGGCCAAGCGAGTTGGCTTCGCAGGCGAAGATaagaagggcgcggaggaagcggtTAAGAAGAAACTTgtgctgaagaagcgcgacgaaTCCGTAGCCGAAGCGGGGGAGGATACCGGCGATGGAACCCAGCCCGCCACGCCAGTGAGCGGCGCGCACAAACCcgcgctgaagaaggcgaagaaaaaggtGACTAAGAAGAAGGTCAAGGTCAAGGTGACAGAAGACGGATTGGCGAGGGACGGCGacaaggaagaagagaaaaatgAAGGAGAGACGGGAGACGGCGCTGCCACTGACACGTGCGctgaggagggagacgagcagaaagaggaggaaagtGCCGTCGTACTGAGGGAAGCAAAACAGCGAATGGAGGGAAAAGTCGTTCGGCTGCGTGCAGAGAACAAAGACCTCGTGGGAAAGCTGAAAAAGGCCAAGGCCCTCGGTCTCGAAGCCGTCTCCAAGCTCACGTT CCGCTTCAAAACTGAGCACGAGGCCGTCAAGAAGCTGCAGCAACGAGTCCAGGACTTGCAGATGCAGGCCCGCTACAGCGCGGCGATTCTGAACAAGCTGGGGCTCTCGGTGCTGTTCACGGCGAACGTGCCCGCGTCTGAGGGACGCGCTTCGTCGCTGCTGAAGGAgagctcgtctgcgtctttgGATGCCCAGGACGAAATTGAGGACCTGCAGAGAACGCAGTCGAAGCTTTTCGAAAGCACTACGCGGCTGTCTGACTTCCTCAAGTCCTTCAAGGAAAAAGGCATGCTGCCCGTCGACGAAGCCCCGCATGCGAGGGAGCCCTCTGGAGAAATCGCTTCCGACTATTTCGACTTCAGCTCCCCGTCCGAGGCCTTCAAAGGCCTCATGTTCCCCGACATCGACCAAGTCAAACCGCTCGCCTATGCGATGCTCAACGACGTCCTAGC ACGGCTGATGGTCATGCAGGCCcaggcggctcgcgcctcgagaGCGGAAATCGAGGGCGACAGCCAGCCACCGAGGTTGCTGGAGAGCGCCGTCAGCATCATGAAGGGCGAAGGGATCCGGGGGCCTCGCACG gacgaagacgaaggcgccgccgacgaatCAGACACGCTTGAACAGGTCGAGGCGGTGCTGGGCCTGGTTCCCAGCAAATCTGAGAAGACACACAGCCAGGACGCGACAACCAGCAGTAAAATTAACGAGCTGGATGAGGCGGATATTCAG AcgacggaggagaagagacagaaagtTGTGAAGAGTGTTCTGGCCCTGTTGTCGCCGTGGGAGCAAAACATGATGGCGCTGCTCTACGAGCAGCAGGAAATGCGGAGAGCGCTTGGCGAGTTGCGAGATCACTTCTTCAGAAAGCTCCGAGAAATGCAAGTTCGATTCAAACGCGCGATG TTGGAGAAGGTGGAGTTCTCTGACCACTGCGAGCGTTTGCTCGGGGCGCTGATGGAGTTCAAGGCCGACTtgcagcgccggcaggaGAAAAAGACTCTGGAGGAGGATACGAACGCAAAATTCGGGAAGCTGATGAGCAAAATCGAGGAAATGTCGCTCCAGCTCTCGCAGTCCAATGCCGACTACCGCCTGCTAACGA CTGAGTACAAGTTGCTAATGGCGCGAAACGACGAGTTGCGCAACATGGTGGAAAAGCTCAAGATGGAGAATGCAACGTTGCTGGTTGCGCCACAGACTCTCCCTCACTTCGAGGAGATTAACGGCTCAACCGATGACCCG acgctgcgTGCGCTAGGCTACGAcgtctgccttctccagCGCTACGGCTCGCGCCTGCTGGTAGAGgttgaggaggcgcgcgctgcggaggccgatATTCGCCTGCTCAACTCGAAACTGTATACCGAGCTCTCGGCGGCGAACGACTGCGTCCACGATTTGAAGAATCACATCAACTTGGCGAACGGCGTGTATGCGCGCTCGGTCGCGAGCTACAAG TCGCAGATAGCCGATCTGGAAGAAGACATcgaggagaagaacgcgCGCATCGAGGCGCTGGATCAAGAggtggcgtcgctgcgggcgcggcttgTCACTCCGAAAGAAGGCGCATCGAGCGTGTCCCTCTCCCCGGTCTCCGAGCCCGGAGGCGCACAGTCGCCTGCTGTCGAAGACAGTGAAAAGATGCTGACGCCGCGGTCGGGGGCGGAAtcggaggcgcacgcggaagcagagaagaagaagaaggtgGTGGTGAAGAAGGTCGAGAAGGCCAAGGCGAAGCCAAAAGCTAAgagcgcggtcgcggcgaagaagaaac AGTCCACAACCCTGCCTTCGTCGCGCACTGCCAgcccgacgcgcgcgtcagCGAGCTCCCAGGTGACGACGAAGGCCcgcaccgcggcggcggcggagtcgaAGAAGggagcggccgctgctgcgacctcgagcgccgctgcgaaggcgaaggcggcgcagccaacaacagccgccgcgaagaaagCCGCGAGTGAATCGTCTGCATCGGCGGGCAGAGACGCGGGTGGCGAGAAAAAGGCGGTCGCCTCTGCAAAACCTGCAGTGGAGAaccctgcgccggcgtcggcgcccacgacgtcgtcttcctcgaccgccgcgacggcgcatccaacgccctcgccgtcggagccggcggcgaagcaggagacgcagaagccgaCTGCGTCGGGTGAGACGCAGTCGgctgcgaccgcgccggGCACCGCCATCGCCAAGGCGCCGGCGTTTACTGGCGACCCCAGAGACAAGGGCTTCGCCAACATGGCTAGCGCGCTCAGCCGGCGACGAAAAAAAACTGCTGCGTAG
- a CDS encoding hypothetical protein (encoded by transcript BESB_007350) — MRERVPLMEFEDFLIYQQKRLDPWGDRKMETRQQAPIAFDLVFSVRFSSTPAARRRSFCACESPASARVSRDSAETQRQDDDVCCEVNKPPASPEIRDSMPPDALQKAQVRRPKGPPAASRAKTEGQCKAGAGDGAASDVDARSEPQCLSGTGSAMEEPESEADEWNGITLWLGGFCTKIQATEMWSAQLYMSDATRVADIIWRSMETRFPGEIQTLWMKSAESLLVPWPKVLLQAHLIDMLYVHPTLREIGDLFISSFLTPKEESEADEKSSRLPHAGVETGQTPAKPAYIAAHLRRSDFIYLNRSVSLRRAAGYLVTTMKAHGVSKAFICTDGTEAEKRELRDAVAEAGAAAAVQSSSFSYNVIFFDLAAVQSLLKAGPARTSRHPPGAKAATSQDGDSARESLPDHSAMLLHPGVSALIEVWIAARAIYFIGTKDSRFSQAIRWERIMLGQTHDSSVEVFCVDNSSAEGGAATKETCMATRSHDPPEGDGRSELRRKYWP; from the exons ATGCGAGAGCGCGTGCCACTCATGGAGTTCGAGGACTTCCTGATCTACCAGCAGAAGCGGCTAGACCCCTGGGGCGACAGAAAAATGGAAACCAGACAGCAAGCACCG ATTGCCTTCGATCTTGTCTTTTCGGTGCGCTTTTCGTCGAccccagcagcgcggcgccgatcGTTCTGTGCCTGTGAATCGCCTGCATCCGCTCGCGTCTCACGGGACTCGGCAGAGACACAGCGGCAGGATGACGATGTGTGCTGCGAAGTCAACAAGCCACCGGCGAGCCCTGAAATCCGGGACTCCATGCCGCCTGACGCGCTTCAAAAGGCGCAGGTCCGGAGGCCGAAGGGCCCTCCAGCGGCATCACGAGCGAAGACAGAGGGACAGTGCAAAGCAGGCGCAGGTGATGGGGCTGCAAGCGACGTGGACGCGAGGAGCGAACCACAGTGCTTGTCAGGAACAGGCAGCGCGATGGAGGAGCCTGAAAGCGAAGCCGATGAATGGAATGGAATTACTCTGTGGTTAGGAGGATTCTGCACGAAGATACAGGCAACGGAGATG TGGAGTGCACAGCTGTATATGTCGGACGCAACACGCGTTGCCGACATTATCTGGCGCTCCATGGAAACGCGATTCCCTGGAGAGATTCAGACCCTGTGGATGAAG TCCGCGGAGAGTCTGCTGGTGCCGTGGCCGAAAGTTCTGCTTCAGGCGCACCTCATTGACATGCTGTATGTGCATCCGACGCTTCGAGAAATTGGTGATCTCTTCATCAGTAGCTTCCTTACGCCCAAAGAGGAAAGTGAAGCCGATGAAAAAAGCAGCCGCCTCCCACATGCTGGCGTAGAAACAGGCCAGACTCCTGCGAAGCCGGCCTACATCGCTGCCCACTTGCGGCGGTCAGATTTCATATATTTGAACCGCTCGGTGTCGCTGCGACGGGCAGCTGGCTATCTGGTAACAACAATGAAGGCCCACGGAGTTTCCAAG GCATTCATTTGCACGGACGGGACGGAGGCCGAAAAACGCGAGCTGCGAGATGCAGTCGCCGAAGcaggtgcggcggcggcggtgcagtcttcgtctttctcgtACAACGTGATCTTCTTCGATCTCGCAGCTGTTCAGAGTCTTCTGAAGGCGGGTCCTGCGCGGACCAGTCGCCATCCGCCTGGAGCAAAAGCCGCCACATCGCAggacggagacagcgccaGGGAAAGTTTACCTGACCACAGTGCTATGCTTCTGCACCCTGGCGTGAGTGCTTTGATTGAGGTGTGGATTGCTGCACGAGCCATTTACTTCATTGGGACGAAAGATTCCCGCTTCTCCCAAGCCATACGCTGGGAGCGGATCATGCTGGGACAGACGCATGACTCAAGCGTGGAGGTCTTCTGCGTCGATAACTCGTCTGCGGAGGGTGGCGCtgcgacgaaggagacgtGCATGGCCACGAGAAGCCACGACCCTCCCGAGGGAGATGGTCGGAGTGAGCTGAGGAGAAAGTACTGGCCGTAG
- a CDS encoding putative phosphatidylserine synthase (encoded by transcript BESB_007340), producing MQLRERTNVGGSRIGLSPLSVDTLSPSCDSCHCPNNLSRRLSQDSDAASVYREHAAHYAHKFRASIDYKTREEPRQIVWGCILVLVLLLLGFRDQFFSSPSAVKGISSALPGGGEISFPTATSGAQQIPPSSSAQVSGTPETGAPPSAQAQEGKQESDSETIDYCQRFPEDTKCVPESPSGHVVSPSFFSSLFGGGSSPAAAASPLSTGVRRVVLELLVLVCIYCFLQAKDGLLVRPHPGFWRVVHGVCLVHLIVMVVLLAVDVETGRTALQLLFPEIVGAREKVFAGTLVMDCRINGDTIMRQLRSVWFVSHVVGWLCKMVILRNWGFCLLYSVAFEIGELSFQWLVPELCECWWDSIFIDALLSNVSGMLLGAIIMKLINMHQYDWLGRYPLYQKVLMSLTPFSSEDYDWSFYKTPRHLFLAITLLVFCLFTELNVFFLMAVLDIPAVHYINPLRTLYLSLLGAAAAAEHYEYTMYSRERIGHNEWLLAIILCIELLVCVKYGASRFPRFSPPPDIFMPWIVALSLFGAWSYCYFTTADLRGLNSGSAKKVARIQMVRDANGGAKNEPKGDSTVTKRDEVKRQSLSWQDQAKLLVITLPPQACFLPLLYLMKFYFYDYVRVEPKW from the coding sequence AtgcagctgcgagagagaacgaacGTGGGGGGGTCCCGGATAGGCCTGTCACCTCTCAGCGTGGACACCCTGTCGCCGAGCTGTGATTCATGTCACTGTCCAAATAACCTTTCTCGTCGCCTGTCACAGGACTCGGATGCTGCCTCAGTATACCGCGAGCATGCCGCGCATTACGCACACAAGTTTCGGGCCTCCATAGACTACAAAACTCGGGAGGAACCGCGGCAGATTGTCTGGGGATGTATTCTCGTACTcgtcctgcttcttctggGTTTCCGCGACCAGTTtttctcgtcgccgtctgcggtgAAGGGGATTTCCAGCGCGCTGCCGGGGGGTGGCGAAATCTCCTTTCCGACGGCGACTTCAGGGGCGCAGCAGATACCTCCGTCAAGTTCTGCGCAAGTCTCTGGAACGCCGGAGACCGGCGCGCCACCGTCCGCACAAGCTCAAGAAGGGAAGCAAGAGAGTGACTCTGAAACGATTGACTACTGTCAGCGGTTCCCGGAAGATACCAAATGCGTACCTGAGTCTCCGTCTGGCCATGTAGTGTCTCCGTCGTTTTTTTCGTCACTGTTTGGTGGCGGCTcttcgccagccgccgctgcctctccgctgaGCACGGGCGTCCGGCGAGTGGTGCTGGAGCTGCTTGTTCTCGTGTGCATCTACTGTTTTCTCCAGGCTAAAGACGGTTTGCTGGTCCGACCCCACCCTGGTTTTTGGCGTGTGGTTCACGGCGTCTGTCTTGTGCACTTAATCGTCATGGTGGTGCTGCTTGCTGTCGACGTGGAGACTGGGAGaacggcgctgcagctcctgtTTCCAGAGATTGTCggggcgagggagaaagtTTTTGCCGGCACGCTCGTGATGGACTGTCGAATCAACGGAGACACGATTATGAGACAGCTTCGCAGCGTGTGGTTCGTCTCGCACGTTGTCGGCTGGCTGTGCAAGATGGTGATCCTGCGAAACTGGGGCTTTTGTCTGCTGTATTCGGTTGCTTTCGAAATCGGCGAGCTGTCGTTCCAGTGGCTCGTGCCGGAGCTCTGCGAGTGCTGGTGGGATAGCATTTTCATCGATGCTCTCCTGAGCAACGTCAGCGGAATGCTTCTGGGGGCGATTATCATGAAGCTGATCAACATGCACCAGTACGACTGGCTAGGCCGCTATCCGCTGTATCAGAAAGTACTTATGAGCTTGACACCGTTTTCATCTGAAGACTACGACTGGAGCTTCTacaagacgccgaggcaccTTTTTCTTGCCATCACGCTCCTCGTGTTCTGTCTCTTCACCGAGTTGAACGTTTTTTTCCTCATGGCGGTCCTCGACATCCCGGCCGTCCACTACATCAACCCGCTTCGGACGCTGTATCTCTcgctgctcggcgccgctgcggctgcagagcaCTACGAGTATACGATGTACAGTCGAGAGCGAATTGGTCATAACGAATGGCTGCTGGCGATCATCCTCTGCATCGAGCTTCTTGTGTGCGTCAAGTACGGAGCGAGTCGCTTTCCGCGGttctctcctccgcccgACATCTTCATGCCGTGGATCGTCGCGCTCAGTCTCTTCGGTGCGTGGAGTTACTGCTACTTTACGACCGCGGACCTGCGCGGGCTGAACAGCGGATCAGCCAAGAAGGTGGCAAGGATCCAAATGGTGCGCGACGCGAATGGGGGGGCGAAGAACGAGCCAAAGGGGGACAGTACAGTGACGAAGCGAGACGAGGTTAAACGCCAGTCGCTGAGTTGGCAAGATCAAGCCAAGCTGCTGGTTATCACGCTGCCTCCGCAAGCCTGCTTTCTCCCGCTCTTGTATCTCATGAAATTTTATTTTTATGATTATGTCCGAGTGGAGCCAAAGTGGTAA